One Opitutia bacterium DNA segment encodes these proteins:
- a CDS encoding SUMF1/EgtB/PvdO family nonheme iron enzyme — translation MSKSPSAPSARLIEFQLSHARNGPHLPLPVSMPGWPFQTIGQWKQNVNAAAEAWRRDFREWRQEHLIRMGYSGANYERPELRWSQRNFVHAQMMVEDRFFYDPVRRRYTVDRYLDDLVQRYGGIDSVLLWYVYPNIGIDDRNQFELAADLPGGLPGLRRAVADFHRRGVKVFIPTMAWDNGTRPAGLPDWESAARLAKAIGADGINGDTYSGVPRAFFDAAEKQKHPLVLEPEAVPLSDEALAWNLQSWGKLLPAETVLPVAKLKWLEPRHMTNTENRWGRDRTNDFHYIFFNGTGYNSWENIWGVWNQFTPRDAAALKRITHIYRHFPELPVSLDWEPYAFACQQNVFASMFPGKDATLWTVVNRNEYDVTGDQLRVAHRPGRSYYDAWHGTKLKPELSDGHATLAFPIERRGFGAVLAVERGSQPKNLARFLRERRALTRIPLQDLSAQWQFLPQQIVPIPPTRPADQAPAGMVTIPAGDFDFRCTGIEIEGFTWPGLDVQFPWENSPRRAHRHRMQIARFHLDRFPVTNAEFKRFVDVTRYRPADSHNFLRHWNRGAPPRGWENKPVTWVSLEDARAYAAWAGKRLPHSWEWQYAAQGTDGRLFPWGNDWRPAAVPTPNRGRTLTPPDDVDAHPEGASPFGIMDLVGNVWQWTDEFHDTHTRAAVLRGGSAYQPQTSHWYFPQAYQLDQHGKYLLMAPCKDRSGMLGFRCAADAT, via the coding sequence ATGAGCAAATCACCCTCCGCGCCTTCCGCTCGCCTCATCGAGTTTCAACTCTCCCACGCGCGCAACGGTCCGCATCTGCCCCTGCCGGTGAGCATGCCGGGCTGGCCCTTCCAGACCATCGGCCAGTGGAAGCAAAACGTGAACGCCGCCGCCGAAGCCTGGCGACGCGACTTCCGCGAGTGGCGTCAGGAGCACCTCATCCGCATGGGCTACAGCGGCGCCAACTACGAGCGCCCCGAACTCCGCTGGTCGCAGCGCAACTTCGTCCACGCCCAAATGATGGTCGAGGACCGTTTCTTCTACGACCCGGTGCGGCGCCGCTACACGGTTGATCGTTACCTTGACGACCTCGTGCAACGCTACGGCGGCATCGACAGCGTGCTGCTGTGGTATGTTTACCCGAACATCGGCATCGACGATCGCAACCAATTCGAACTCGCCGCCGATCTGCCCGGTGGTCTCCCCGGCCTCCGGCGCGCCGTCGCGGACTTCCACCGCCGCGGCGTGAAAGTTTTCATCCCGACCATGGCGTGGGACAACGGCACGCGCCCCGCCGGTTTGCCCGACTGGGAGTCAGCCGCGCGTCTCGCCAAGGCGATCGGCGCGGACGGCATCAACGGCGATACCTACAGCGGAGTGCCGCGCGCCTTCTTCGACGCCGCCGAAAAACAGAAACACCCGCTCGTCCTCGAGCCGGAAGCCGTGCCGCTCTCGGACGAGGCCCTCGCGTGGAATCTCCAGAGCTGGGGCAAGCTGCTGCCCGCCGAAACCGTGCTTCCCGTGGCCAAGTTGAAATGGCTCGAGCCGCGCCACATGACCAACACCGAGAATCGCTGGGGCCGCGACCGCACCAACGATTTTCACTACATCTTCTTCAACGGCACCGGCTACAACTCCTGGGAAAACATCTGGGGCGTCTGGAACCAGTTCACGCCGCGCGATGCCGCCGCGCTGAAACGGATCACGCATATCTACCGCCACTTCCCGGAGCTGCCCGTCAGCCTCGACTGGGAGCCCTACGCGTTCGCCTGCCAGCAAAACGTCTTCGCCTCGATGTTCCCCGGCAAGGACGCGACCCTTTGGACGGTCGTGAACCGCAACGAATACGACGTGACCGGCGACCAGTTGCGCGTCGCTCATCGCCCGGGACGGAGCTACTACGACGCGTGGCACGGCACCAAGCTGAAGCCGGAGCTGAGCGACGGCCACGCCACCCTCGCCTTCCCGATCGAGCGCCGCGGTTTCGGCGCCGTGCTCGCCGTGGAACGCGGCAGCCAGCCGAAGAACTTGGCCCGCTTCCTCCGCGAGCGCCGCGCTCTCACGCGGATTCCGCTGCAAGATCTCTCCGCGCAGTGGCAATTCCTGCCCCAGCAAATCGTCCCGATCCCGCCGACCCGCCCCGCCGACCAAGCTCCCGCGGGCATGGTCACGATCCCGGCGGGCGACTTCGACTTCCGCTGCACCGGCATCGAAATCGAGGGTTTCACCTGGCCCGGCCTCGACGTGCAGTTCCCGTGGGAAAACTCCCCGCGCCGCGCGCACCGGCACCGCATGCAGATCGCGCGCTTCCACCTCGACCGCTTCCCCGTCACCAACGCCGAGTTCAAACGCTTCGTCGACGTGACGCGCTATCGCCCGGCCGACAGCCATAATTTCCTCCGCCATTGGAACCGCGGCGCCCCGCCTCGCGGTTGGGAAAACAAACCCGTGACTTGGGTTTCTCTCGAAGACGCCCGCGCCTACGCCGCCTGGGCCGGCAAACGACTCCCGCATTCCTGGGAATGGCAATACGCCGCCCAAGGCACCGACGGCCGCCTCTTCCCTTGGGGCAACGACTGGCGCCCCGCCGCCGTGCCGACTCCGAACCGCGGCCGCACCCTCACTCCGCCGGACGACGTCGATGCTCACCCCGAAGGCGCCAGTCCCTTCGGCATCATGGATCTCGTCGGCAACGTCTGGCAGTGGACCGATGAGTTCCACGACACCCACACACGGGCCGCGGTGCTGCGCGGCGGCAGCGCCTACCAGCCGCAGACGTCACACTGGTATTTTCCCCAAGCCTACCAACTCGACCAGCACGGCAAATACCTGCTCATGGCGCCGTGCAAGGACCGCAGCGGCATGCTCGGCTTCCGCTGCGCCGCCGACGCCACCTGA
- a CDS encoding LacI family DNA-binding transcriptional regulator, protein MSKTPSLIDVARRAKVNISTVSRVLNGTGKIGEETRARVLKVMRETGYKPNRVARRLRTTDGTSHLLGLIIPNIQNIFFADLARGVEDVAYSNNFAVLLCNYDEDEARERFYLDVMQSESVDGIILPPIHEHDPAVLQVVKSGVPVVCVDRSLATGNLDKVEVDNHRGAFEAVNHIIAQGHKRIGLIGGPADSSTGRERLRGYKDAHAEAGLPVKAELMRFGDYKQGSGQVLANELLSLSDPPTALFVCNGLMTAGALEAIASRGLKIPKQVAIVGFDEMPLASVFNPPLTVVRQPAYEVGKCAAELLLKRIEDPNRPATSLRLVPDLMVRKSC, encoded by the coding sequence ATGTCGAAAACTCCCAGCCTGATCGACGTCGCCCGCCGGGCGAAGGTGAACATCTCCACGGTTTCGCGCGTGCTGAACGGCACGGGCAAGATCGGTGAGGAGACGCGTGCCCGCGTGCTCAAGGTCATGCGTGAGACCGGCTACAAGCCGAACCGCGTCGCCCGCCGCCTGCGCACGACGGACGGCACCAGCCACCTGCTCGGCCTGATCATTCCGAACATCCAGAACATTTTCTTCGCCGACCTCGCGCGCGGCGTGGAGGACGTGGCCTACAGCAACAATTTCGCCGTCCTGCTCTGCAACTACGATGAGGACGAGGCGCGCGAGCGTTTCTATCTCGACGTGATGCAGTCGGAGTCGGTCGACGGCATCATCCTGCCGCCGATCCACGAGCACGACCCCGCGGTGCTCCAAGTGGTGAAATCGGGCGTGCCGGTGGTGTGCGTCGACCGCAGCCTCGCGACCGGAAACCTGGACAAGGTCGAGGTCGACAACCATCGCGGGGCGTTCGAGGCGGTGAATCACATCATCGCGCAGGGACACAAACGCATCGGGCTGATCGGCGGCCCGGCCGATTCCTCCACCGGTCGCGAACGCCTGCGCGGCTACAAGGACGCTCACGCCGAGGCCGGACTGCCCGTCAAGGCCGAGCTGATGCGCTTCGGCGACTACAAGCAGGGCTCCGGTCAGGTGCTCGCGAACGAGCTGCTTTCCCTGTCCGATCCACCGACGGCGCTCTTCGTCTGCAACGGACTGATGACCGCCGGCGCGCTCGAGGCCATCGCCTCCCGCGGGCTGAAAATTCCGAAGCAGGTGGCGATCGTCGGCTTTGACGAGATGCCGCTCGCGAGCGTGTTCAACCCGCCGCTCACGGTCGTGCGTCAGCCGGCCTACGAGGTGGGCAAGTGCGCGGCGGAGCTCCTGCTGAAGCGCATCGAGGACCCGAACCGCCCGGCGACCAGCCTGCGCCTGGTGCCGGACCTGATGGTGCGAAAATCCTGCTGA
- a CDS encoding ribokinase, giving the protein MASVPQVVVVGSIMQDLTLACAEFPQPGETIVGQLRTGQGGKGSNQAIACGKTGVRTTFVGAMGDDAYARQVAAFYRREKIGCQLALKRDRATGTAVILINGRGQNEIVIEPGANAALRASDLPAALIAGAKVLITQLEANLATTAHALRLARKAGVLTVLNPAPMRADFDARLLRHVDVLIPNESEFAALVRVLPQVQETGFDERQLHALPDADLHALCRRIGVGTVIVTLGERGCFVSERDAFTRVPAHRGVKVVDTTGAGDAFCGGFAAGLVRSGGRIVDAVRLGTAVAALSVTKAGAAPSMPARAELRKFLGREQAAAWRL; this is encoded by the coding sequence ATGGCCTCCGTTCCCCAGGTCGTCGTCGTCGGCAGCATCATGCAGGATCTCACTCTCGCTTGCGCCGAATTTCCGCAACCCGGTGAGACGATCGTCGGCCAATTGCGCACGGGCCAGGGCGGCAAGGGTTCCAATCAGGCCATCGCGTGCGGCAAGACCGGCGTGCGCACGACCTTCGTCGGCGCGATGGGAGATGACGCCTACGCCCGGCAGGTCGCGGCGTTTTATCGGCGCGAAAAGATCGGCTGCCAACTCGCGCTCAAGCGCGATCGCGCCACCGGCACGGCGGTGATTCTCATCAATGGACGCGGGCAAAACGAAATCGTCATCGAGCCCGGTGCGAACGCGGCGTTGCGCGCGAGTGACCTTCCGGCCGCGTTGATCGCGGGGGCGAAAGTCCTGATTACGCAGCTCGAAGCCAATCTGGCGACCACGGCGCACGCGCTGCGCCTGGCGCGGAAGGCGGGCGTCCTCACGGTGCTGAACCCGGCACCGATGCGCGCGGATTTCGATGCGCGGTTGCTGCGCCATGTCGATGTGCTGATTCCGAACGAGAGCGAGTTTGCCGCACTGGTGCGTGTGTTGCCGCAGGTGCAGGAAACCGGTTTCGACGAGCGGCAACTGCACGCTTTGCCGGATGCGGATCTGCACGCGTTGTGCCGGCGCATCGGAGTCGGCACGGTGATCGTCACGCTCGGCGAACGCGGCTGTTTCGTCTCGGAGCGCGACGCGTTCACGCGCGTGCCGGCGCATCGCGGAGTAAAGGTGGTCGACACCACCGGCGCGGGCGACGCGTTCTGTGGCGGCTTTGCGGCGGGACTGGTGCGCAGCGGCGGACGGATCGTCGATGCAGTTCGTCTGGGCACAGCCGTCGCCGCACTGTCGGTGACCAAGGCGGGCGCGGCTCCCTCCATGCCCGCTCGGG